One Mya arenaria isolate MELC-2E11 chromosome 5, ASM2691426v1 genomic window carries:
- the LOC128234915 gene encoding beta-1,3-galactosyl-O-glycosyl-glycoprotein beta-1,6-N-acetylglucosaminyltransferase-like — MDVYGHISIKSGFNLCLSDVSSRCSRSSRRQMAQTTTIKRFKSSYAYVFLLLTLFGFMFYLSDFIRYSPGISIYKFDKEGRANVSGILNILPTVNSPLLQDSYFIQDRKVKEVNCAAIFDGDENETALAERIASTENRTFLQPADYMNMTSNCSKFILDRGYITDQFDKLENEFPIAFSILMFAAIEQAERLFRAIYRPQNFYCFHIDAKTDNDLYDAMSRVAACFNNVHVMDKRVDVRWGQMSVLEPELLCMEFLWNRSAKWKYFINLTGQEFPLKTNYELVRILQAYNGSNDIEGTINRANTKRWADAGPPPHGVVPTKGAVHIIASRGYVDFVLHDPIAAGILYWSKKTAVPDETFFSTLNHNPSLAVPGSYKGIPETEAINFTSSGIKPFVARFKNWGVGNYNWPCHGMRVRMVCVFGVGDLPALSQRRELFANKFYDTFHPYTLDCMEEWHFNRTRDQYLGSPGLDVRWYEELGFVKNKVQ; from the exons ATGGATGTATATGGACACATATCAATTAAATCTGGATTCAACTTATGCTTGTCag ATGTGAGTTCCAGATGTTCAAGATCTTCTCGGCGACAAATGGCACAAACAACCACAATCAAACGGTTCAAATCATCTTATGCTTATGTTTTTCTGCTCTTAACGCTGTTTGGATTCATGTTTTACCTTTCGGACTTTATTCGTTACTCGCCTGGTATTTCCATTTACAAGTTCGACAAAGAAGGAAGGGCCAATGTTTCTGGAATTCTCAACATTTTGCCAACAGTGAACTCACCTTTGTTGCAAGATTCTTACTTTATTCAGGACAGGAAGGTAAAAGAGGTTAACTGTGCTGCAATCTTTGATGGCGATGAAAATGAAACTGCTCTAGCCGAGCGCATTGCTTCTACGGAAAATCGGACTTTTTTACAACCAGCTGATTACATGAACATGACTTCAAATTGTTCAAAGTTTATTCTTGATCGGGGATACATTACTGATCAGTTTGACAAACTGGAAAATGAATTTCCAATTGCTTTTAGTATACTCATGTTTGCTGCAATAGAACAGGCCGAACGATTATTTCGTGCTATATATCGTCCACAAAACTTTTACTGTTTTCATATAGACGCAAAAACTGACAATGACTTGTATGACGCAATGTCACGCGTGGCCGCCTGCTTTAACAACGTTCACGTGATGGATAAACGCGTGGATGTGCGATGGGGCCAAATGTCTGTGCTTGAACCGGAATTACTTTGTATGGAGTTTTTGTGGAACCGTAGTGCCAAATGGAAGTATTTTATCAACTTGACCGGTCAGGAATTTCCGCTAAAAACCAACTACGAATTAGTTCGTATTCTGCAGGCTTACAATGGTTCAAATGACATCGAAGGAACTATTAATAG AGCCAACACAAAACGATGGGCCGATGCAGGACCTCCACCACACGGCGTTGTTCCAACAAAGGGTGCCGTTCACATAATTGCAAGTCGGGGCTATGTGGATTTCGTGCTTCACGACCCAATTGCCGCTGGCATACTTTACTGGAGTAAAAAGACGGCGGTTCCTGACGAGACTTTCTTCTCGACGCTCAATCATAATCCGTCCTTAGCAGTACCGGGATCGTACAAAG GTATACCTGAAACAGAAGCAATTAATTTCACCAGCAGCGGCATTAAACCATTCGTTGCTCGTTTCAAAAACTGGGGCGTCGGCAACTATAATTGGCCCTGCCACGGGATGCGTGTTCGTATGGTTTGTGTATTTGGCGTTGGTGACCTTCCTGCATTGTCACAGCGAAGAGAACTCTTTGCCAACAAGTTTTATGACACGTTTCATCCATACACGTTGGACTGTATGGAAGAATGGCATTTCAACCGAACTCGCGACCAATACCTTGGCTCTCCTGGATTGGACGTCCGTTGGTACGAAGAACTTGGCTTTGTGAAAAATAAGGTGCAGTGA
- the LOC128235628 gene encoding beta-1,3-galactosyl-O-glycosyl-glycoprotein beta-1,6-N-acetylglucosaminyltransferase-like, protein MEGRVKSSGNSENQNHTLKVGGLSNLITTMKHSAISDDKLESMGITTEEYFLMDRKVKQVNCAAIFDGDKNETALAEGLASTGNRTFLQPDDYMNMTSNCLKFILDRGYVTDPFDKLENEFPIAYSILMFTAIEQAERLLRAIYRPQNFYCFHIDAKTGNDLYEAMLHVAACFNNVHVLEKRVDVQWGQMSVLRPELLCMEHLWNRSAKWKYFINLTGQEFPLKTNYELVRILQAYNGSNDIEGTIKRANINRWTKAGPPPHGVVPTKGAVHIIASRGYVDFVLHDPIAADVLNWTQKTSHPDETFFSTLNHNPSFGVPGSYKGTPETDEIVKPFLARYKNWAWSGLKCHGKQVHSICIHGVRDLQPMKDIKQLFVNKFHQGFQPLAYDCLEELLFNRTRDGHLGLSIFDPTFYASLGFVKNRVGP, encoded by the exons ATGGAGGGTCGTGTAAAGAGCTCTGGAAATTCTGAAAATCAGAATCACACGTTAAAGGTTGGAGGTTTGTCGAATCTTATAACCACAATGAAACATTCCGCGATATCGGACGATAAACTAGAGAGCATGGGCATTACCACTGAGGAATACTTCCTTATGGACAGAAAAGTGAAACAGGTTAATTGCGCTGCCATTTTCGATGGTGACAAAAATGAAACTGCGCTGGCAGAAGGCCTGGCTTCTACAGGAAATCGGACCTTCTTACAACCAGATGATTACATGAACATGACttcaaattgtttaaagtttattctGGATAGAGGATACGTTACTGATCCATTTGACAAACTGGAAAATGAATTTCCAATTGCATATAGTATACTCATGTTTACTGCAATAGAACAGGCCGAAAGATTACTTCGTGCAATATATCGTCCGCAAAACTTTTACTGCTTCCATATAGACGCCAAAACTGGCAATGACCTGTACGAAGCGATGTTGCATGTGGCAGCGTGCTTTAACAATGTTCACGTGCTGGAAAAACGCGTGGATGTGCAATGGGGCCAAATGTCTGTCCTGAGGCCAGAACTACTTTGTATGGAGCACCTTTGGAACAGAAGCGccaaatggaaatattttattaatctgACCGGTCAGGAGTTTCCGCTCAAAACCAACTATGAATTAGTTCGTATTCTGCAGGCATACAATGGTTCAAACGACATCGAAGGAACAATTAAAAG AGCTAATATTAACCGCTGGACCAAAGCGGGACCTCCACCACATGGCGTTGTTCCAACGAAGGGTGCCGTTCACATAATTGCAAGTCGGGGCTATGTGGATTTTGTGCTTCACGACCCCATTGCCGCTGACGTATTAAACTGGACGCAAAAGACGTCACATCCTGACGAGACTTTCTTCTCGACGCTCAATCATAATCCGTCTTTTGGAGTACCTGGATCGTACAAAG GCACACCGGAAACAGACGAAATTGTGAAGCCATTCTTAGCCCGCTACAAAAACTGGGCATGGAGCGGACTGAAATGCCACGGGAAGCAGGTGCATTCCATCTGCATTCATGGCGTACGCGACCTCCAGCCCATGAAAGACATAAAGCAACTGTTCGTAAACAAATTTCACCAGGGGTTTCAACCCCTCGCATACGATTGCCTCGAGGAGCTGCTCTTCAACAGAACCAGGGACGGACACCTTGGACTAAGCATCTTCGATCCAACCTTTTATGCTAGCCTTGGTTTTGTGAAGAATAGAGTTGGACCCTGA